A genomic window from Silene latifolia isolate original U9 population chromosome 11, ASM4854445v1, whole genome shotgun sequence includes:
- the LOC141613164 gene encoding uncharacterized protein LOC141613164 has translation MFAASPNMFASADSFVKFNGLNYDEWALKIQYTLGIMALDIVILTDEVPTEITPQSSEAEKCHYQAWEKSNRLGLHLMRMTMADNIKPSMPKIEKAREFMLKVKECSQSDLAAKSIVGSLMSELTTKRFDWSQPIHDHVTHMSNLAAKLKTLGMDVSDTFLVQFIINSLPYEFGQFQVNYNTIKDK, from the coding sequence ATGTTTGCAGCATCTCCAAATATGTTTGCATCTGCTGACTCTTTTGTAAAGTTCAATGGGCTTAATTATGATGAGTGGGCCTTAAAGATCCAGTATACACTGGGTATAATGGCTTTGGACATTGTCATCCTGACAGATGAGGTGCCAACAGAAATTACACCCCAGAGCTCCGAAGCCGAAAAGTGTCATTATCAGGCTTGGGAGAAATCTAACAGGTTAGGTTTACACCTCATGAGGATGACAATGGCTGATAACATTAAGCCCTCCATGCCTAAAATAGAGAAAGCAAGGGAATTCATGCTCAAAGTAAAGGAGTGTTCACAGTCGGATTTAGCTGCTAAGTCAATTGTTGGTAGTTTAATGAGTGAGTTGACTACTAAAAGGTTTGACTGGTCTCAACCGATTCATGATCATGTGACACACATGTCTAACCTGGCAGCAAAGTTGAAGACTTTAGGAATGGATGTAAGTGATACTTTCTTGGTCCAATTCATCATTAACTCTCTACCTTATGAGTTTGGCCAGTTTCAGGTGAACTATAACACCATTAAAGATAAATGA